Proteins from a genomic interval of Paenibacillus sp. RC334:
- a CDS encoding SOS response-associated peptidase, with translation MCKRFSLSADLDEVRDHFGIQRVMYYYKTRYNMSPTQHVPIVLHQEGERVLDEFRWGFIPYWGKDCVNADLNTVRVNPSYRKMAETRRCVIPCNGFYYWRKLGKRMCAVRVVLPGQKMFAVAGLYEVWQDSRKEPLRTCTMMTVQANADIREFDGRMPAILEPSNMDSWLDPSIKNIDELLPLLCTYEQGDMSIYPVTPLVANDEHDNRECIQEMDLQWSWIKP, from the coding sequence ATGTGCAAAAGGTTTTCGTTATCGGCTGATTTGGACGAGGTAAGGGATCATTTTGGCATACAACGGGTGATGTATTATTATAAAACACGTTACAATATGAGCCCTACCCAGCATGTTCCCATCGTGCTGCATCAGGAGGGGGAACGGGTGCTAGATGAATTTCGCTGGGGATTTATCCCCTACTGGGGCAAGGATTGTGTCAACGCCGATTTGAATACGGTACGAGTGAATCCGAGTTACCGCAAAATGGCCGAAACCCGACGTTGTGTCATTCCTTGCAACGGCTTTTATTATTGGCGAAAGCTTGGTAAACGTATGTGTGCGGTGCGGGTGGTGTTGCCAGGACAGAAAATGTTTGCGGTCGCGGGATTGTATGAGGTATGGCAGGATAGCCGTAAGGAGCCGCTACGTACCTGTACGATGATGACGGTGCAGGCCAATGCGGATATTCGTGAATTTGACGGACGTATGCCCGCCATTTTGGAACCCTCGAATATGGATTCATGGCTGGACCCGTCCATTAAGAACATAGATGAGTTGCTACCGTTGCTGTGCACGTATGAACAGGGCGATATGAGCATCTATCCGGTGACCCCGCTGGTCGCCAATGATGAACACGATAACCGCGAATGCATTCAGGAAATGGATTTGCAATGGTCCTGGATCAAGCCTTAA